Proteins encoded by one window of Mycolicibacterium sp. ND9-15:
- a CDS encoding mammalian cell entry protein has protein sequence MEDQPADPGDLTTGSSTESVPAPRRRRWFSRRPRPETSAPEPDSGDEVTTADAVSGDAPVPLRPVGKANRRGRRRATDEQTDEPAVEGPDEPAAAAEPGAAGESEVVAQEVRFVPHRPAGRRLAVVAAVAAVLFVGAAAFAGATLQPYLSERAEISTKLDVARTAASAISTLWTYTPDNMETLPDRSAGFLGGDFAYEYRKYIDAIVATNKQAQVTNTTQVLGAAVETLTPSEATAIVYTNSVATSPMTKNIPSLRYLSYRLTMEHRDAKWLITRMSTITSLDLTPQL, from the coding sequence GTGGAAGATCAGCCAGCTGATCCAGGTGATCTGACCACCGGCTCCTCGACGGAATCCGTTCCCGCACCGCGTCGACGTCGGTGGTTCTCCCGGCGCCCGCGACCGGAAACCTCCGCTCCAGAGCCGGATTCCGGCGACGAGGTGACGACGGCGGACGCGGTTTCCGGCGACGCACCGGTCCCGCTCCGGCCGGTGGGCAAGGCGAATCGCCGCGGCAGAAGGCGTGCGACCGACGAGCAGACCGACGAACCGGCGGTGGAGGGGCCCGATGAACCGGCGGCCGCCGCGGAGCCCGGGGCGGCCGGCGAATCCGAGGTGGTGGCCCAGGAAGTGAGGTTCGTGCCGCACCGGCCCGCCGGTAGGCGGCTGGCCGTGGTGGCCGCGGTGGCGGCGGTGTTGTTCGTGGGCGCTGCCGCGTTCGCCGGAGCGACCCTGCAGCCGTACTTGTCCGAACGCGCCGAGATCAGCACCAAACTCGACGTGGCCCGCACGGCCGCGAGCGCGATCTCCACCCTGTGGACGTACACACCGGACAACATGGAGACGTTGCCGGACAGGTCGGCCGGTTTCCTCGGCGGTGATTTCGCCTACGAATACCGCAAGTACATCGACGCGATCGTCGCGACGAACAAACAGGCGCAGGTCACCAACACGACGCAGGTGCTCGGCGCCGCGGTGGAGACGCTGACTCCGTCGGAGGCCACCGCGATCGTCTACACCAACTCGGTGGCGACCAGCCCGATGACCAAGAACATCCCGTCGCTGCGCTATCTGTCCTACCGGTTGACGATGGAACACCGAGATGCGAAGTGGTTGATCACCCGCATGTCGACCATCACGTCGCTGGATCTGACACCGCAGCTGTAA
- a CDS encoding YoaK family protein, giving the protein MTVESPVSQRVTITSLLLLTFATGLVDAVSVLKLGHVFVANMTGNVIFLGFWLVPHSGVDVIAALVAFVSFVSGAVVGGRLARHLGTDVRRWLTITLTFEVLMLVALSVLAGAGVLDYRDDTKLLLIAGLSLAFGVQNSTAQQFGIQELSTTVLTTTIVRIGFDSRMAGGTGERERLRYCVVLTMCAGAVVGATMTRFTVAPIIALAAALVAISAVLFWFGGRRPRV; this is encoded by the coding sequence GTGACCGTCGAATCGCCTGTCTCACAACGGGTGACGATCACCAGCCTGTTGCTGCTGACCTTCGCGACCGGATTGGTCGACGCGGTCAGCGTGCTGAAGCTCGGCCACGTCTTCGTCGCGAACATGACCGGCAACGTGATCTTCTTGGGGTTCTGGCTCGTCCCGCATTCGGGTGTCGACGTGATCGCGGCGCTCGTCGCGTTCGTCAGCTTCGTCTCGGGTGCGGTGGTGGGCGGTCGGTTGGCCCGCCACCTCGGCACCGACGTTCGCCGGTGGCTGACGATCACGCTGACGTTCGAGGTCCTCATGTTGGTGGCGCTGTCGGTGCTCGCCGGCGCCGGTGTGCTCGACTATCGGGACGACACCAAACTGCTTCTCATCGCGGGGCTGTCCCTCGCCTTCGGAGTGCAGAACTCCACTGCCCAGCAGTTCGGAATCCAGGAGCTGTCCACCACGGTGCTGACGACGACGATCGTGCGGATCGGATTCGACAGCCGGATGGCCGGCGGCACCGGGGAGCGCGAGAGGCTGCGCTACTGCGTGGTGCTGACGATGTGCGCGGGGGCGGTGGTGGGGGCGACGATGACCCGCTTCACCGTTGCGCCGATCATCGCGCTCGCGGCGGCGCTGGTGGCGATCAGCGCAGTGCTGTTCTGGTTCGGCGGCCGCCGGCCGCGGGTCTAG
- a CDS encoding SDR family NAD(P)-dependent oxidoreductase: protein MPSVLVTGASRGIGKAIAEHLAASGWQVVAGVRTQQDADAVTALNLQRISAVLLDVTDADQIAALSEALPPRLDAVVNNAGVVVAGPLEAVTTEDWRKQLEINVIGQLAVTRAVLPRLRESRGRIVFISSINGRVSVPLFGAYGASKFALEAAADALRMELRPWKIPVVVVEPAQTDTDMWRTADATVDDVEAALSAEHRTLYARHIAGMKRMVPVGQRRAVPTAKVSALVEEALTARRPRPRYVVGLGPKLQVAVMTNIPTKVRDAVLRRVSGQP, encoded by the coding sequence ATGCCATCGGTACTCGTCACCGGCGCTTCACGAGGGATCGGCAAGGCGATCGCTGAGCACTTGGCCGCGTCCGGCTGGCAGGTGGTCGCGGGTGTGCGCACGCAGCAGGACGCCGATGCCGTCACCGCGCTCAACCTGCAACGAATCTCAGCGGTACTCCTTGACGTCACCGACGCCGACCAGATCGCCGCGCTGTCCGAGGCGCTGCCCCCTCGACTGGATGCGGTGGTCAACAACGCCGGTGTCGTGGTCGCCGGACCGTTGGAGGCTGTGACCACCGAGGATTGGCGAAAGCAGTTGGAGATCAACGTGATCGGTCAGCTCGCGGTCACTCGCGCGGTGTTGCCGAGGCTGCGGGAGTCCCGCGGCCGAATCGTATTCATCTCCAGCATCAACGGCAGGGTGTCGGTGCCGCTGTTCGGTGCCTACGGGGCGAGCAAGTTCGCGCTCGAGGCGGCCGCCGATGCGTTGCGAATGGAGTTGCGGCCCTGGAAGATACCGGTCGTCGTCGTCGAGCCGGCGCAAACCGACACGGACATGTGGCGCACCGCCGACGCCACCGTTGACGACGTCGAGGCCGCGCTTTCGGCCGAGCACCGCACGCTGTATGCCAGGCACATCGCTGGTATGAAAAGGATGGTGCCGGTAGGGCAGCGGCGCGCGGTTCCCACCGCGAAGGTCTCCGCCCTCGTCGAGGAGGCGCTCACCGCCCGCAGGCCGCGGCCACGTTACGTCGTCGGATTGGGGCCCAAACTGCAAGTGGCGGTAATGACCAATATCCCGACGAAGGTCCGCGACGCCGTGCTACGCCGGGTGTCCGGCCAGCCGTAG
- a CDS encoding fructosamine kinase family protein has protein sequence MAEFVKHDASAPAGYFACEAAGLGWLSSAAGGVPCAKVLGQDDTSLTLERLQSAAPSRAAAHEFGGRLARTHDAGASAFGAPPDGWVGPGFFGPLHQPLPMSLTGHDRWGAFYAQERLAPMVGRAADRLDAGCRADIATVMARCEAGDFDHDDPPARLHGDLWSGNVMWTPHGAVLIDPAAHGGHRETDLAMLALFGCPYLDVVIDGYRSVRPLQAGWRDRFGLHQLYPLLAHVVLFGGGYAGQTAAAARSASTAI, from the coding sequence GTGGCCGAGTTCGTCAAGCACGACGCATCAGCCCCCGCGGGCTACTTCGCCTGCGAAGCCGCTGGGCTGGGTTGGCTCTCGTCGGCGGCTGGCGGCGTACCGTGCGCCAAGGTGCTGGGCCAGGATGACACCAGCCTCACCCTTGAGCGGTTGCAGAGCGCCGCGCCCAGCCGCGCCGCCGCCCACGAGTTCGGAGGCCGGCTCGCCCGCACCCACGATGCGGGGGCCTCGGCATTCGGGGCACCGCCGGACGGATGGGTCGGGCCGGGGTTCTTCGGGCCGTTGCACCAGCCGCTGCCGATGTCGCTGACGGGCCACGACCGGTGGGGCGCGTTCTACGCGCAGGAACGGTTGGCGCCGATGGTGGGGAGGGCCGCCGATCGACTGGACGCCGGCTGCCGCGCGGACATCGCCACCGTGATGGCGCGGTGTGAGGCCGGCGACTTCGACCACGACGATCCCCCCGCGCGTCTACACGGCGATCTTTGGAGCGGCAACGTGATGTGGACACCGCACGGTGCGGTGCTGATCGATCCCGCTGCGCACGGTGGTCACCGCGAGACCGACCTGGCGATGCTGGCGCTCTTCGGCTGCCCATATCTGGATGTGGTGATCGACGGCTATCGATCCGTGCGGCCGCTTCAGGCGGGCTGGCGCGATCGGTTCGGTTTGCACCAGCTTTACCCGTTGCTGGCCCACGTCGTGCTGTTCGGGGGCGGTTACGCGGGGCAGACAGCCGCCGCGGCGCGCAGCGCCAGCACGGCAATCTAG